A stretch of Tripterygium wilfordii isolate XIE 37 chromosome 11, ASM1340144v1, whole genome shotgun sequence DNA encodes these proteins:
- the LOC120009364 gene encoding homeobox-leucine zipper protein HAT22-like → MGSDDIYNTCLVLGPGFSNHDHQERKRKNINKVIPLKSDHHSYLFPSDLTLGPSSEEISMCWSASAPRKINDLPQDLQEQKQKATSSPSTTTAASSLSNSNSVKKEREFEEVEVERSSSRVISDEDEEGSPRKKLRLTKEQSAVLEERFKEQSTLNSKQKQVLAEQLNLRQRQVEVWFQNRRARNKLKQTEVDCEELKKCCETLTEENKRLQKELQELTSFKMNDNTAPFYMQLPAATLTLCPRCERTATGSAW, encoded by the exons ATGGGTTCCGATGATATTTATAATACATGCCTTGTTCTTGGGCCAGGCTTCTCTAATCATGATCATCAagaaaggaagaggaagaacaTCAACAAGGTTATTCCTTTGAAATCTGATCACCACAGCTACTTGTTCCCATCTGATCTAACATTAGGTCCGTCATCAGAAGAGATCAGCATGTGCTGGTCAGCATCCGCGCCGAGAAAGATTAATGATCTTCCTCAAGACTTGCAGGAGCAAAAACAAAAGGCTACTTCTTCTCCTAGTACTACTACTGCCGCATCTTCCTTGTCTAACTCTAATAGTGTCAAGAAGGAAAGAGAGTTTGAAGAAGTGGAGGTAGAGAGAAGCTCTTCAAGGGTAATtagtgatgaagatgaagaaggtAGCCCTAGAAAGAAACTCAGACTCACAAAAGAACAATCCGCCGTCTTAGAAGAGAGATTCAAAGAACAAAGTACTCTTAACTCG AAGCAAAAGCAAGTGTTAGCAGAGCAATTGAATTTGAGGCAGCGTCAAGTAGAAGTTTGGTTTCAAAACAGAAGAGCCAG GAATAAACTGAAGCAAACAGAAGTAGATTGTGAGGAGTTGAAGAAATGCTGTGAAACATTAACAGAAGAGAACAAGAGGCTGCAAAAGGAGCTACAAGAGCTTACGTCATTCAAGATGAACGACAATACTGCACCGTTTTATATGCAGCTGCCGGCGGCAACTCTCACTCTCTGTCCTCGTTGTGAGAGGACGGCCACTGGTTCTGCATGGTGA